One Candidatus Devosia phytovorans genomic window carries:
- the mutS gene encoding DNA mismatch repair protein MutS, translating into MDSSSIQPALTPMMAQYFEIKAVNPGYLLFYRMGDFYELFFEDAEIASAALGIVLTKRGKHLGEDIQMCGVPIHAANDYLNKLIKLGHRVAICEQVEDPKEAKKRGAKSVVKRDVVRLITAGTLTEDDHLDARSSNFLAALSMLRHGETDFALAWADVSTGETFTVDLSAEQLQDELARIDPSELLLADTTRQALVERHIFAPAWTPIAHAVPPESFDSEAATIALRLAFPDGSFDPSALSRASRGALGAVLAYVRESQKGIGVALRAPVMDGATRHMAIDQATRASLELHQTQRGQQRGSLRQVIDLTVTAPGSRLLSARLAAPLADAAAINARLDAVGLLANDTLLNGRLRTDLKSVPDLARALTRLALDRGGPRDLAAVGKAVSAALSLSTHFARLDDIPPVLARLGQTLGAAPLPLASELALALDDDLPLFSRDGGFVRKGYDATLDQERALASETRAVVAALQARLIEETDVRSLKIKHNGVLGYFVEVPANHGTRLLEEPHRQSFIHRQTMANAMRFTTTELAELEGRIARAHEAALVIELGIFANLRGQVLRLTNVLRDLADTLAELDVTTALAHLAATRSYTRPDVDDTLAFAIHGGRHPVVEDMVMSEGHSFVANDADLSGTDAQGGGALWLVTGPNMGGKSTFLRQNALIAILAQIGSFVPASSAHIGVIDRVFSRVGASDDIAHGRSTFMVEMVETAAILNRATRRSLVVLDEIGRGTATFDGLSIAWAAVEALHETTGCRALFATHFHELTSLAKALTRVSNVTMKVREWEGEVVFLHEVGPGAADRSYGIQVARLAGLPEPVLVRARQVLTVLEQRSAGTASSSQKASVLDDLPLFAHQPPSRPVEKDPVHSALDAVRPDEMTPKQAIEALYQLKKIRDDARRS; encoded by the coding sequence ATGGACTCCTCTTCGATCCAGCCCGCTCTCACGCCCATGATGGCGCAATATTTCGAGATCAAGGCGGTCAATCCCGGCTATCTGCTGTTCTATCGCATGGGCGATTTTTACGAGCTCTTCTTCGAAGACGCAGAAATCGCCAGTGCCGCACTGGGCATTGTGCTGACCAAACGCGGCAAGCATCTGGGCGAAGACATCCAGATGTGCGGCGTCCCCATCCATGCCGCCAATGACTATCTCAACAAGCTGATCAAGCTCGGCCACCGCGTCGCCATCTGCGAACAGGTGGAGGACCCAAAAGAGGCAAAAAAACGCGGCGCCAAGTCCGTGGTGAAGCGCGACGTCGTCCGCCTGATCACCGCCGGCACGCTGACCGAGGACGATCACCTCGACGCCCGCAGCTCCAATTTCCTCGCCGCCCTGTCCATGCTGCGCCATGGCGAAACCGACTTCGCCCTCGCCTGGGCCGATGTCTCGACCGGCGAGACCTTTACTGTCGATCTGAGCGCCGAACAGCTGCAGGACGAATTGGCGCGCATCGATCCGTCCGAACTGCTGCTCGCCGATACGACCCGCCAGGCCCTGGTCGAACGCCATATCTTTGCGCCGGCCTGGACGCCCATTGCACACGCCGTGCCACCCGAAAGCTTTGACAGCGAAGCGGCCACTATTGCCCTGCGCCTCGCTTTCCCCGATGGCAGTTTCGACCCCTCTGCCCTCTCCCGCGCCTCTCGCGGGGCGCTTGGCGCCGTGCTCGCCTATGTGCGCGAGAGCCAGAAGGGCATCGGCGTCGCCTTGCGCGCCCCGGTCATGGATGGCGCCACCCGCCACATGGCCATCGACCAGGCCACGCGTGCCAGCCTCGAACTGCACCAGACCCAGCGCGGCCAGCAGCGCGGTTCGCTCCGCCAGGTCATCGACCTGACGGTCACCGCTCCCGGCTCGCGCCTGCTCTCCGCCCGCCTCGCCGCACCCCTCGCCGATGCCGCCGCCATCAATGCCCGGCTCGATGCGGTTGGCCTTCTGGCCAATGATACATTGCTCAATGGCCGTCTGCGGACTGATCTCAAATCCGTCCCCGACCTCGCCCGTGCGCTGACCCGCCTGGCACTCGACCGCGGTGGCCCGCGCGATCTGGCAGCTGTCGGCAAGGCGGTCAGCGCCGCCCTGTCCCTTTCGACCCATTTTGCCCGCCTCGACGACATCCCGCCCGTCCTCGCCCGCCTCGGCCAGACGCTGGGCGCCGCACCCCTGCCGCTCGCCTCAGAACTGGCCCTGGCGCTCGACGATGACCTGCCCCTCTTCAGCCGCGACGGCGGTTTCGTCCGCAAGGGCTACGACGCGACACTCGACCAGGAACGGGCGCTCGCCAGCGAAACCCGCGCCGTGGTCGCAGCCTTGCAAGCGCGCCTGATCGAGGAGACCGACGTCCGCTCGCTCAAGATCAAGCACAATGGCGTCCTCGGCTATTTCGTCGAAGTCCCGGCCAATCACGGCACCAGGCTCCTCGAAGAGCCGCATCGCCAGAGCTTCATCCATCGTCAGACCATGGCCAATGCCATGCGCTTCACCACGACCGAACTGGCTGAGCTGGAAGGCCGCATTGCCCGCGCCCACGAGGCGGCCCTCGTCATTGAACTCGGCATCTTTGCCAATCTGCGTGGCCAGGTTCTGCGCCTCACCAATGTCCTGCGCGATCTCGCCGATACCCTCGCCGAACTCGACGTCACCACCGCCCTCGCCCATCTCGCGGCGACCCGCTCCTACACCCGCCCCGACGTCGACGACACTCTGGCCTTCGCCATCCACGGCGGCCGCCATCCGGTCGTGGAAGACATGGTCATGTCCGAGGGCCACAGCTTTGTCGCCAATGATGCCGATCTTTCCGGCACCGATGCCCAGGGCGGTGGCGCGCTCTGGCTGGTCACCGGCCCCAACATGGGCGGTAAGTCGACCTTTTTGCGTCAGAATGCGCTGATCGCCATCCTCGCCCAGATCGGCTCCTTCGTCCCGGCATCCTCCGCTCATATCGGCGTCATCGATCGGGTTTTTTCCCGCGTTGGCGCCTCTGACGACATTGCCCACGGCCGCTCGACCTTCATGGTCGAAATGGTCGAGACCGCCGCCATCCTCAATCGCGCCACCCGCCGCAGCCTCGTCGTTCTCGATGAAATCGGCCGCGGCACCGCAACCTTCGATGGTCTCTCCATCGCCTGGGCGGCGGTGGAAGCCTTGCATGAAACCACCGGTTGCCGCGCGCTTTTCGCCACCCATTTCCATGAGTTGACCAGCCTCGCCAAGGCGCTCACCCGCGTCTCCAATGTGACCATGAAAGTGCGCGAATGGGAGGGAGAGGTCGTCTTCCTCCATGAGGTTGGTCCCGGCGCCGCCGATCGCTCCTACGGCATTCAGGTGGCGCGCCTTGCCGGCCTGCCCGAGCCGGTTCTGGTCCGTGCTCGCCAGGTTTTGACCGTGCTGGAACAGCGTTCGGCAGGCACCGCCTCTTCCAGCCAAAAGGCCAGCGTGCTAGACGATCTTCCGCTTTTTGCCCACCAGCCGCCTTCACGCCCCGTTGAGAAAGACCCGGTACACTCCGCGCTCGATGCCGTCCGTCCCGACGAGATGACCCCGAAACAAGCGATCGAAGCGCTCTACCAGTTGAAGAAAATCCGCGATGACGCTCGCCGAAGCTGA
- a CDS encoding DUF2189 domain-containing protein, whose amino-acid sequence MSNFHILAGAGDKLDMPVINQITLGDLGDALRKGLSDFAEKPSHYVMLVLIYPIIGIVLTVWMDGYHTWPLLYPLIGGFALIGPFAALGLYEISRRREQGLDTSWSHAFEVLRSPAIGSIAVVGVLLFALFTLWLTGAQALYESVFGSTTPDTLNGLMAQVFTQRGGMTLLLAGSLLGAAFALVTLCTTVIAFPLLLDRDVGAFVAVETSFRAVIANPIPMLAWGVIVGAGLFLGSLPLFVGLAVVIPIFGHATWHLYRKLVEPASMLRDA is encoded by the coding sequence ATGTCAAACTTCCATATTCTGGCCGGTGCGGGTGACAAGCTCGACATGCCGGTGATCAACCAGATCACCCTCGGCGATCTCGGTGATGCCCTGCGCAAGGGCCTCAGCGATTTCGCCGAAAAGCCCAGCCACTATGTCATGCTGGTGCTGATCTATCCCATCATCGGCATTGTGCTGACCGTCTGGATGGACGGCTATCACACCTGGCCCCTGCTCTATCCGCTGATCGGCGGCTTCGCCTTGATCGGTCCTTTTGCCGCGCTCGGCCTCTACGAGATTTCTCGCCGCCGCGAACAGGGGCTAGACACCTCCTGGTCGCATGCCTTCGAAGTGCTGCGCTCCCCGGCCATCGGCTCGATCGCAGTTGTCGGCGTCCTGCTCTTCGCGCTCTTTACCCTTTGGCTGACCGGCGCGCAGGCGCTCTACGAAAGCGTCTTTGGCTCCACCACGCCGGATACGCTCAACGGGTTGATGGCGCAGGTCTTCACTCAGCGCGGCGGCATGACGCTGCTGCTAGCCGGTTCACTGCTCGGCGCCGCCTTCGCCCTGGTGACGCTTTGCACCACGGTCATTGCATTCCCGCTGCTGCTCGATCGCGATGTCGGCGCCTTTGTCGCCGTGGAAACCTCGTTCCGCGCGGTCATCGCCAATCCCATACCCATGCTCGCCTGGGGCGTCATCGTCGGGGCTGGCCTGTTCCTCGGCTCACTGCCGCTCTTTGTCGGCCTGGCGGTGGTCATTCCCATCTTCGGCCACGCCACCTGGCATCTCTATCGCAAGCTGGTGGAACCGGCTTCGATGTTGCGCGACGCGTGA
- a CDS encoding glycoside hydrolase family 43 protein, giving the protein MPQITNPILPGFNPDPSILRVGEDYYIATSTFEWFPGVQVHHSNDLANWDLVTRPLTRKAQLDMRGDPDSCGVWAPCLSHDGEKFWLVYTDVKRKDGSFKDAHNYIVTADRIEGPWSDPVYINSSGFDPSLFHDDDGRKWFVNMMWDHRTRPLKFAGIALQEFDPKAGKLVGKRTNIYQGTDLKLVEGPHLYKRNGWYYLLTAEGGTAYDHAVTFARAKNIHGPYETHPDKHILTSKDAPFAALQRAGHGDLVEMPEGKTYLVHLTGRPITQERRCVLGRETAIQEAEWTEDGWIHVKHGPVPSLHVDVPGTRDDDKYWAEQRYTFENGLHKDFQWLRTPEPERIFATEGGKLRLFGRESIGSWFEQALVARRQTHFSYDAETTLDFSPTDERQFAGLTAYYSRYNFFYLTVTAHADGQRELLLMNSEASWPDGNLKISEPVQIPNEGKVKLALTIRGRKLQFFYALEGQSLTPVGPVLDASLLSDECGGHQAHGSFTGAFVGVAASDLNGTALNADFDYFIYRPVKDPSDRYEV; this is encoded by the coding sequence ATGCCCCAGATCACCAATCCCATTCTGCCGGGCTTTAATCCGGATCCGTCCATCCTGCGCGTCGGCGAGGATTACTACATCGCCACCTCGACCTTCGAATGGTTTCCTGGCGTGCAGGTTCATCATTCGAACGACCTGGCCAACTGGGACCTCGTCACACGCCCGCTGACCCGCAAGGCCCAGCTCGACATGCGCGGCGACCCCGATAGCTGCGGCGTCTGGGCGCCCTGCCTCAGCCATGACGGCGAAAAATTCTGGCTGGTCTATACCGACGTCAAGCGCAAGGACGGCTCCTTCAAAGACGCGCATAATTACATCGTCACCGCTGACCGTATCGAAGGGCCCTGGAGCGATCCGGTCTATATCAATTCCTCCGGCTTCGACCCGAGCCTTTTCCACGATGACGACGGCCGCAAATGGTTCGTCAACATGATGTGGGACCACCGCACGAGGCCGCTGAAATTCGCCGGCATCGCCCTGCAGGAGTTTGATCCCAAGGCAGGAAAGCTCGTCGGCAAGCGCACCAATATCTATCAGGGCACCGACCTGAAACTGGTCGAAGGCCCGCATCTCTACAAGCGAAACGGCTGGTACTATCTGCTCACGGCAGAAGGCGGCACGGCCTATGATCACGCCGTGACCTTTGCGCGCGCGAAAAACATCCATGGTCCATACGAAACCCATCCCGACAAGCATATCCTCACCTCCAAGGACGCGCCCTTCGCTGCCCTGCAACGTGCCGGGCATGGCGACCTGGTGGAGATGCCCGAGGGCAAGACCTATCTCGTCCACCTCACCGGCCGCCCCATCACCCAGGAGCGTCGCTGCGTGCTGGGCCGGGAAACCGCGATCCAGGAAGCCGAATGGACCGAAGATGGCTGGATTCACGTGAAACACGGCCCCGTGCCCTCGCTGCATGTCGACGTGCCGGGCACGCGGGACGACGACAAATACTGGGCCGAGCAGCGCTACACATTCGAGAATGGCCTGCATAAGGACTTCCAGTGGCTGCGCACGCCCGAGCCCGAACGGATCTTTGCGACAGAAGGCGGCAAGCTGCGTCTGTTTGGCCGCGAGTCGATTGGCTCATGGTTCGAGCAGGCGCTTGTCGCCCGCCGCCAGACGCATTTTTCTTATGACGCCGAAACCACGCTGGACTTCTCTCCGACCGACGAGCGCCAGTTCGCGGGGCTGACGGCCTATTACTCGCGCTACAATTTCTTCTACCTGACCGTCACCGCTCATGCCGACGGCCAGCGCGAACTGCTGCTGATGAATTCGGAAGCCAGCTGGCCCGACGGCAATCTCAAAATTTCCGAGCCGGTGCAGATCCCCAACGAGGGCAAGGTCAAGCTCGCCCTGACCATTCGCGGCCGCAAGCTGCAGTTCTTCTACGCGCTTGAAGGCCAGTCGCTGACTCCGGTCGGCCCCGTGCTCGATGCCTCCCTGCTCTCGGACGAATGCGGTGGCCATCAGGCCCATGGCAGCTTCACCGGCGCCTTTGTTGGCGTCGCCGCCAGCGATCTCAACGGCACCGCGCTCAATGCCGATTTCGACTATTTCATTTATCGCCCGGTGAAAGATCCGAGCGACCGCTACGAAGTCTAA